A DNA window from Helianthus annuus cultivar XRQ/B chromosome 15, HanXRQr2.0-SUNRISE, whole genome shotgun sequence contains the following coding sequences:
- the LOC110910890 gene encoding phosducin-like protein 3, whose translation MVVVQNAIKHSGDVGEYVRESKLLERERESRETVGGSRRSLGFRQSSLLSDQDSGESDKLAEMKQDVKIAKFGSIIPISGSNFVHEVSQASSDVWVVVVLYKDGYPECGVLMQCVKELATVYPATKFVQILSTDCIPNYPDCNLPTVLV comes from the exons ATGGTGGTGGTTCAAAACGCCATTAAACATTCAGGTGATGTAGGTGAATATGTGAGAGAAAGTAAGCtattggagagagagagagagagtagggaAACGGTTGGTGGTTCACGGCGGAGCTTAGGGTTTCGGCAATCTTCTCTCTTATCCGATCAAGACTCTGGTGAATCTGAT AAGTTAGCTGAGATGAAGCAAGATGTGAAAATCGCAAAGTTTGGTTCAATCATACCGATTTCTGGATCGAATTTTGTTCATGAGGTGTCACAAGCTTCATCAGATGTGTGGGTGGTTGTTGTGTTATACAAAGATGG GTATCCTGAATGTGGTGTTCTAATGCAATGTGTGAAAGAACTGGCAACAGTGTATCCAGCAACAAAGTTTGTTCAAATCTTGTCGACGGATTGCATTCCTAATTATCCGGATTGTAATCTTCCCACTGTGTTAGTTTAA